From Jeotgalibaca dankookensis, one genomic window encodes:
- the plsX gene encoding phosphate acyltransferase PlsX gives MRIAVDAMGGDHAPQAIVEGILLAAQEYSDVEFILYGDGEKIKPYLGDHYNTDKIKIVHTSEKIESDDEPVRAIRSKKQASMVLAARAVKEGKADALFSAGNTGALLAAGLLIIGRIKGIDRPGLMPVLPVIGKDEQFVFMDVGANADSKAENMHQFGILGSYYSEFVLGKKNPKVALLNNGSEPRKGSELSKKAYDLLAADEGINFIGNTEARELFSGLADVIVTDGFTGNAVLKTIEGTAMSVMELMKASILDGGVKAKLGGLMLKDSLRTVKDTMDYSKFGGAVLFGLRAPVVKTHGSADKVAVYHTIKQIRQILTSNVIDDLVVHFETLNEKQAIE, from the coding sequence ATGAGAATAGCTGTAGATGCAATGGGTGGCGATCATGCTCCGCAAGCAATTGTAGAGGGAATTCTTTTAGCTGCTCAAGAATATTCAGACGTAGAATTTATTTTATATGGTGATGGAGAAAAAATAAAACCTTATTTGGGAGATCATTACAATACAGACAAAATTAAAATCGTTCACACATCTGAGAAAATTGAAAGCGATGATGAACCCGTTCGTGCTATCCGTTCAAAAAAACAAGCTTCAATGGTCTTGGCCGCCAGAGCTGTAAAAGAAGGGAAAGCAGATGCTTTGTTTTCAGCGGGAAATACCGGTGCTTTGCTAGCGGCAGGGTTGTTAATTATTGGACGTATTAAAGGTATTGATCGTCCTGGCTTAATGCCAGTTTTACCAGTGATTGGTAAAGATGAGCAATTTGTCTTTATGGATGTAGGAGCAAATGCAGATTCCAAAGCAGAAAACATGCATCAGTTTGGTATTTTAGGTTCTTATTATTCTGAGTTTGTTCTTGGTAAAAAAAATCCAAAGGTAGCATTGTTGAATAACGGATCTGAGCCACGTAAAGGAAGCGAGTTATCAAAAAAAGCGTATGATTTGTTAGCTGCAGATGAAGGGATAAATTTCATTGGAAATACAGAGGCTCGTGAACTGTTCTCGGGTCTAGCTGATGTTATTGTAACCGATGGCTTTACAGGTAATGCCGTGTTAAAAACAATTGAAGGGACCGCTATGAGTGTGATGGAATTAATGAAAGCAAGCATTCTAGATGGCGGTGTAAAGGCTAAGTTAGGAGGCCTTATGCTGAAAGACTCTCTCAGAACGGTTAAGGATACAATGGATTACTCGAAATTTGGTGGTGCCGTATTATTTGGACTACGGGCGCCGGTAGTTAAAACACATGGATCCGCGGACAAAGTCGCGGTCTACCATACCATTAAACAAATTCGACAAATTCTAACATCGAATGTTATTGATGACCTCGTTGTTCATTTTGAAACGCTAAATGAAAAGCAAGCGATTGAATAG
- the rnc gene encoding ribonuclease III, translating to MKDLSEMLKEKYGVVFNNQELLKEAFTHSSYVNEHRQLKLKHNERLEFLGDAVLEISVSEFLFHYYPQWSEGQLTRLRAKIVCEPSLANYSKTSGFNKHVLLGRGEETMNGRKRPALLADLFEAFIGALFLDQGMDAAKNFIQLTVLDSIKEDAFSHAMDYKTLLQEELQKNGDILIQYIILKDEGPSHAKFFEVAVKVKGQHLGIGTGTSKKSAEQAAAQQALKALVSQGK from the coding sequence ATGAAAGACTTAAGTGAGATGTTGAAAGAAAAGTATGGGGTTGTTTTTAACAATCAAGAATTGTTAAAAGAAGCCTTTACCCATTCATCATATGTGAATGAGCATCGTCAGTTGAAACTAAAACATAATGAACGTTTAGAGTTTTTAGGTGATGCTGTTTTAGAAATATCCGTTTCTGAGTTTTTATTTCACTATTATCCACAATGGAGTGAAGGTCAGTTAACGCGTTTGCGTGCCAAAATTGTATGCGAACCAAGCTTGGCTAATTATTCAAAAACGTCAGGTTTTAACAAACATGTTTTACTTGGAAGAGGAGAAGAAACAATGAACGGTCGTAAACGACCCGCCTTACTAGCAGATTTATTTGAAGCTTTTATAGGTGCTTTATTCTTAGACCAAGGGATGGATGCTGCCAAGAACTTTATTCAATTAACAGTATTGGATTCTATTAAAGAGGATGCTTTTTCACATGCGATGGATTATAAAACATTGCTTCAGGAAGAATTACAGAAAAATGGTGATATTTTAATTCAGTACATCATACTAAAAGATGAAGGACCTTCGCATGCGAAGTTTTTTGAAGTGGCGGTAAAGGTAAAAGGTCAACATTTAGGTATTGGTACTGGTACAAGTAAAAAGAGTGCTGAACAGGCTGCTGCGCAACAAGCCTTAAAAGCGCTAGTCAGTCAAGGAAAATAG
- a CDS encoding ABC transporter ATP-binding protein yields MQTGKPLLEINNLHTAFRIKDDYYDAVDDVSLTLEKNEILAIVGESGSGKSTLATTIVGLHNKANTQIKGQVLYQDLNLIDLNETLYNRIRGNDIGMIFQDPLGALNPLMTVEDQIEEALVYHTKMDANERRARVLELLDQVGIPKPERIAKQFPHELSGGMRQRVVIAIALSCKPPIIIADEPTTALDVTIQAQILDLLNDLQDEMGTGIILITHDLGVVAETADRVAVMYAGQIVELASAVELFTNPKHPYTRSLLKSIPQSEELEGSSAELHVIQGTVPSLKNLPRTGCRFAPRIPWMPAEVHEEHPTLHEISPDHFVRCTCYKHFHFEGEAE; encoded by the coding sequence ATGCAAACAGGGAAACCACTGCTAGAGATAAATAATCTCCATACAGCATTTAGAATTAAAGATGATTATTACGATGCTGTTGATGACGTTTCCTTAACCTTAGAAAAAAATGAGATTTTAGCTATTGTAGGGGAATCTGGGTCAGGGAAAAGTACATTAGCAACAACAATTGTAGGGCTTCATAACAAAGCAAATACCCAAATTAAGGGTCAAGTTTTATATCAAGATTTAAATTTAATAGACTTAAATGAAACCTTATACAACCGAATTCGCGGAAATGATATTGGAATGATTTTCCAAGATCCCTTGGGTGCATTAAATCCACTTATGACGGTAGAAGATCAAATTGAAGAAGCATTGGTTTATCACACTAAAATGGATGCAAATGAACGGAGAGCAAGAGTTTTAGAATTGCTAGACCAAGTTGGTATTCCAAAGCCAGAACGGATTGCTAAACAATTTCCTCATGAACTATCCGGTGGTATGAGACAACGTGTTGTTATTGCAATTGCCTTATCATGTAAGCCACCCATTATCATTGCCGATGAGCCTACAACAGCCCTTGACGTGACGATTCAAGCACAAATTCTCGATTTATTAAATGATTTACAAGATGAAATGGGAACCGGTATTATTTTAATTACGCACGACTTGGGAGTAGTGGCAGAAACTGCAGATCGTGTAGCGGTTATGTATGCGGGGCAGATTGTTGAACTTGCTTCAGCGGTTGAGCTTTTTACTAACCCAAAACATCCTTATACGCGTTCATTATTAAAATCAATACCACAATCAGAAGAGTTAGAAGGAAGTTCTGCTGAGTTACATGTTATTCAAGGGACCGTTCCATCGCTGAAAAATCTACCAAGAACAGGTTGTCGATTTGCGCCGCGTATCCCATGGATGCCAGCAGAAGTACACGAAGAACACCCAACCTTGCATGAAATTTCTCCAGATCATTTTGTGAGATGTACCTGTTATAAACATTTCCATTTTGAAGGGGAGGCTGAATAA
- the recG gene encoding ATP-dependent DNA helicase RecG gives MTIYDPVEVISGIGPKRLDSLHALGIYTIYDLLTHFPFRYEDIQVRSLDEIEDQEKVTLKGHVVTQAVVQYYGHRKSRLSFKMSLDSAVVSVTFFNQPYLKSKINLEDEIAVFGKWDSLRQNLSGFKILGTSDGDQDFESVYHVNSGIKQKTVLNLIKEAYDRYQSLIPEIVPESLRHRYRLMTHKEAIRSMHFPQTEEEFQKATRQVIYQEFLVYQMKLQLIRFKRKSERNGQAIYYDVQKLKDFIKLLPFELTDGQKKVVNEICRDLRAPFEMNRLLQGDVGSGKTVVAVIALVASILDGYQGAFMVPTEILAEQHFQTIAQLFSKTDYTVSLLTGSTKSKERVEILKQLASGELDLLIGTHALIQEDVVFHNLGLVITDEQHRFGVKQRQLLNDKGNNPNVLYMTATPIPRTLAITTMGEMDVSVLDQMPDGRIPIRTIWSKSDQLAKALTFIEQELQKGRQAYIITPLIEKSELIDLKNAEEVHQKVSEFYGNRWRVGLLHGRLKPNEKDEIMHAFKDNQYQVLVSTTVIEVGLNVPNATVMVIQDAERFGLAQLHQLRGRVGRGEAESYCILLADPKTEIGKERMKIMTESTDGFYLSQKDLELRGSGDLFGVKQSGLPQFKYADVIKHAEILDTVNSDVLLLLNEGSFFEKKEYQPLREFLKTEQNLAQKLQ, from the coding sequence ATGACGATTTATGATCCTGTGGAAGTAATTAGTGGTATTGGCCCGAAGCGGTTAGATTCTTTGCATGCATTAGGTATTTACACAATTTACGATTTACTGACGCACTTTCCATTCCGTTACGAAGATATTCAAGTACGTAGTTTGGATGAAATTGAGGATCAAGAGAAAGTGACACTAAAAGGGCATGTCGTTACACAAGCTGTTGTTCAATATTACGGGCACCGTAAAAGCCGCCTGTCCTTCAAAATGTCATTAGATAGTGCGGTTGTCAGTGTTACTTTTTTTAATCAGCCCTATTTAAAAAGCAAAATTAATCTTGAAGATGAAATAGCTGTTTTTGGTAAGTGGGACTCATTGCGACAAAATTTATCTGGCTTTAAGATTTTAGGGACAAGTGACGGTGATCAAGATTTTGAATCTGTTTACCATGTCAATAGTGGTATCAAACAAAAGACAGTTTTAAACCTTATTAAAGAAGCCTATGATCGCTACCAGTCGCTTATACCTGAGATAGTCCCGGAGTCCTTGAGACACCGTTACCGATTGATGACTCATAAAGAAGCAATCCGTTCGATGCACTTTCCACAAACAGAAGAAGAATTTCAAAAAGCAACCCGACAAGTCATATATCAAGAGTTTCTAGTTTATCAAATGAAGTTGCAGCTTATTCGTTTTAAACGAAAAAGTGAACGGAATGGGCAAGCGATTTACTATGATGTGCAAAAACTTAAAGATTTTATAAAACTATTACCTTTTGAATTGACAGATGGGCAAAAAAAAGTAGTGAACGAAATATGTCGTGACTTACGTGCACCATTTGAAATGAACCGCTTGTTACAAGGAGATGTGGGAAGCGGAAAGACAGTTGTTGCTGTTATAGCACTTGTAGCAAGTATTTTAGACGGATATCAAGGTGCTTTTATGGTTCCCACAGAAATATTGGCAGAGCAACATTTTCAAACGATAGCGCAACTGTTTTCCAAAACAGATTATACCGTCTCTTTATTAACAGGAAGCACCAAAAGTAAGGAGAGGGTAGAAATCTTAAAACAACTAGCTTCTGGAGAATTGGATTTACTTATTGGTACCCACGCGCTAATTCAAGAAGATGTTGTTTTTCATAACTTAGGGCTTGTTATTACAGATGAGCAACACCGGTTTGGGGTTAAACAACGACAATTATTAAATGATAAAGGGAATAATCCGAATGTCTTATATATGACAGCAACACCTATTCCAAGAACCTTAGCAATCACAACGATGGGGGAAATGGATGTTTCTGTATTAGACCAAATGCCAGATGGACGTATTCCTATTCGGACTATTTGGAGTAAGTCTGATCAATTAGCTAAAGCACTCACCTTTATAGAACAGGAATTACAAAAAGGAAGACAAGCTTATATCATTACCCCTTTAATTGAAAAATCAGAACTTATTGATTTGAAAAATGCGGAAGAAGTGCATCAAAAAGTAAGTGAATTTTATGGTAATAGGTGGCGAGTGGGATTACTTCATGGTCGATTAAAACCAAACGAAAAAGACGAAATCATGCATGCCTTTAAGGATAATCAGTATCAGGTACTTGTATCAACAACCGTTATCGAAGTAGGCTTAAATGTCCCTAATGCGACAGTAATGGTTATACAAGATGCCGAACGTTTTGGTCTCGCCCAATTACATCAACTACGTGGCCGAGTGGGACGAGGCGAAGCTGAATCTTATTGTATCTTGCTTGCAGACCCAAAGACTGAAATTGGTAAAGAACGTATGAAGATTATGACAGAGTCAACAGATGGTTTTTATCTTAGTCAAAAAGACTTGGAGCTTAGAGGTTCAGGAGATTTATTTGGAGTCAAACAATCTGGGTTACCGCAATTCAAATACGCAGATGTTATCAAACATGCAGAGATTTTGGATACTGTAAACAGCGATGTCCTGTTACTATTAAATGAAGGCTCTTTTTTTGAGAAAAAAGAATACCAACCTTTACGCGAATTTTTAAAAACAGAGCAAAACTTAGCACAAAAACTTCAATAA
- the opp4B gene encoding oligopeptide ABC transporter permease, translating into MWKTILRRVLVMIPQILILSLLVFLMAQIMPGDPFTGLITPDMDPQTIEKLREAAGLNNPWYIQYWDWITNALQGDFGKSYTYKVPVAELIGQRVGNTIWLSIVSLIFTYLIALPLGMYAGRHNGSLGDKAISFYNYISFAIPVFVFALLLIWIFGFVLGWFPTRGTVQTGLAEGSLAYIWSRFYHLILPALSYALLATTVIIQYLRTGVIDAKQEDYVKTARAKGVPEKVVYNKHIFRNSILPIASFLGYDITGLIGGSIFIERVFSFPGMGRLFIDSLLARDYSVITALILLFGLTALFGTLLSDIIMSIVDPRIRIE; encoded by the coding sequence ATGTGGAAAACAATTTTACGACGTGTTTTAGTGATGATTCCACAAATTTTAATTTTAAGTTTATTGGTTTTTTTAATGGCACAAATCATGCCAGGGGATCCTTTTACTGGTTTAATCACACCAGATATGGACCCTCAAACAATTGAAAAATTAAGAGAAGCTGCAGGGTTGAATAATCCTTGGTACATTCAGTATTGGGATTGGATTACTAATGCATTACAAGGGGACTTTGGAAAAAGCTATACGTATAAAGTTCCAGTAGCCGAACTAATTGGGCAACGTGTCGGTAATACAATTTGGTTATCAATTGTATCTCTCATCTTTACATACTTAATTGCTTTACCATTAGGTATGTATGCAGGGCGTCACAATGGCTCTTTAGGCGACAAAGCGATTAGTTTTTATAACTACATTAGCTTTGCAATTCCAGTCTTTGTTTTCGCCTTGCTATTAATTTGGATCTTTGGTTTTGTCCTTGGTTGGTTCCCAACAAGAGGAACGGTTCAAACCGGCTTAGCCGAGGGGTCGTTGGCCTATATTTGGAGTCGTTTCTATCACTTGATTTTACCAGCTTTATCTTACGCTCTGTTAGCCACTACGGTTATCATTCAGTATTTAAGAACAGGAGTTATCGATGCTAAGCAAGAAGACTATGTTAAAACTGCTCGAGCAAAAGGTGTTCCTGAAAAAGTTGTCTACAACAAACATATTTTCCGTAACTCAATTTTACCTATTGCATCCTTCCTTGGGTATGACATTACCGGTTTAATTGGCGGATCGATTTTTATTGAACGTGTTTTCTCTTTCCCTGGTATGGGACGTCTGTTCATTGATTCGCTACTAGCCCGAGACTATAGTGTTATTACTGCATTGATTCTATTATTCGGATTAACAGCGTTATTTGGTACTCTATTATCTGATATTATTATGAGTATTGTTGACCCTAGAATCCGTATTGAATAA
- a CDS encoding ABC transporter permease, translating into MQSEEEKKLAEIERNETELDSLVENADEQGTVVGFAVIAREFKKDKLAMFSLGLLITMLLVIFIGSFVLFDQSEVMKVSILNRYEAPGAEYLLGADEGGRDVLGQLFIGARNSIIIGFSVTILTGIIGIGLGIISGYYGGIIDNILMRIVDFIMVLPTNMIIIVFVSMIKDYNIVSFVLIMSAFSWVGKARIFRSRTLSEAERDYVNASKTLGTSDFKIMFREVMPNLSSLIIVNSTLNFAGNIGIETGLSFLGFGLPPSVPSLGTLIGFATSPDVIENKTWVWLPASILILVLMLSINYVGQALQRSADSKQRLG; encoded by the coding sequence ATGCAATCTGAAGAAGAAAAAAAATTAGCTGAGATAGAAAGAAATGAAACAGAGCTTGATTCCTTAGTAGAAAATGCTGATGAACAAGGAACGGTTGTTGGATTTGCCGTTATTGCGCGTGAATTTAAAAAAGATAAACTCGCTATGTTTTCATTGGGTTTATTAATTACAATGTTGCTAGTGATTTTTATAGGATCGTTTGTCTTGTTTGATCAAAGTGAAGTAATGAAAGTTAGCATCTTGAACCGCTATGAAGCGCCAGGAGCTGAATATCTACTAGGAGCTGATGAAGGAGGACGAGATGTTTTAGGACAACTCTTTATCGGCGCACGAAATTCTATTATTATAGGGTTTAGTGTAACAATTTTGACAGGTATTATTGGAATAGGATTAGGAATTATTTCTGGTTACTATGGAGGAATTATCGATAATATTTTGATGAGAATTGTTGACTTCATAATGGTCTTACCTACTAATATGATTATAATTGTTTTTGTTTCAATGATAAAAGATTATAATATTGTATCTTTTGTACTGATCATGAGTGCGTTTAGTTGGGTAGGTAAAGCGCGGATATTCCGAAGTAGAACATTATCTGAAGCAGAACGCGACTATGTAAATGCTTCTAAAACATTAGGTACAAGTGATTTTAAAATTATGTTTCGAGAAGTGATGCCTAACCTTAGTTCATTGATTATTGTTAATTCAACATTAAACTTTGCAGGGAACATTGGGATAGAAACCGGATTAAGTTTTTTAGGGTTCGGCTTACCCCCTTCTGTACCGAGTTTAGGAACACTCATTGGGTTTGCGACATCCCCAGATGTCATAGAAAATAAAACGTGGGTTTGGTTGCCAGCGTCAATATTAATTCTAGTATTGATGTTAAGCATAAACTATGTCGGTCAAGCGTTGCAGCGCTCGGCAGACTCAAAACAAAGATTAGGATAA
- a CDS encoding ATP-binding cassette domain-containing protein, with the protein MQIKDLKVHYPIRSGFWNRVTDHVYAVDGVDLEIEEGKTYGLVGESGSGKSTIGKAIIGLERITSGKVYFEGQDVTNKARKRTSSYNRNVQMIFQDSISSLNPRKRVLDIISEPLDNFERLSPDETKRRVIELLDIVGLPEDALYKYSHEFSGGQRQRIGVARAVATNPKLIIADEPTSALDLSVQAQVLNFMKRIQEEYNVSYLFISHDLGVVKHMCEDLAIMYRGRFVEFGNKKDIYTNPEHIYTKRLLSAIPAMDPVNREAHKAERIAVEQEYERNKEKFYDEDGRVYDLTALSDTHKVAIRPSFIKGGA; encoded by the coding sequence ATGCAAATTAAAGATTTAAAAGTTCATTATCCAATTCGAAGTGGCTTTTGGAACCGTGTCACTGACCATGTATATGCCGTTGATGGTGTGGATTTAGAAATTGAAGAAGGTAAAACGTATGGTCTAGTTGGAGAATCTGGTTCTGGTAAATCAACAATAGGAAAAGCTATTATCGGTCTTGAACGAATCACTTCTGGAAAAGTTTATTTTGAAGGACAAGACGTTACTAATAAAGCTCGGAAACGTACTTCCTCTTATAACCGTAATGTTCAAATGATTTTCCAAGACTCTATTTCTAGTTTAAACCCGCGTAAACGTGTTTTAGATATTATATCTGAACCCTTAGACAATTTTGAACGACTATCGCCTGATGAAACAAAGCGTCGTGTAATCGAGTTATTAGACATTGTAGGCTTACCTGAAGACGCGCTCTACAAGTACTCACACGAGTTTTCAGGAGGGCAAAGACAGCGTATTGGAGTTGCTAGAGCGGTTGCAACAAATCCAAAGCTAATTATCGCAGACGAACCAACGTCAGCTTTAGACCTTTCGGTACAAGCCCAAGTTTTAAACTTTATGAAACGAATTCAAGAAGAATATAATGTTTCTTATTTGTTTATTTCACATGACTTAGGTGTTGTAAAACATATGTGTGAAGATTTAGCTATCATGTATCGCGGACGATTTGTTGAATTTGGGAATAAAAAAGATATTTATACGAATCCTGAACATATTTATACAAAACGACTACTTTCTGCTATTCCAGCAATGGATCCAGTTAATAGAGAAGCTCACAAAGCTGAACGTATTGCTGTGGAGCAAGAATATGAAAGAAATAAAGAGAAGTTCTACGATGAAGATGGCCGTGTATACGATCTAACTGCGTTGTCAGATACACATAAGGTTGCCATTCGTCCCAGCTTCATTAAGGGAGGCGCTTAA
- the opp4A gene encoding oligopeptide ABC transporter substrate-binding protein: MFKKKIGLVSLAAFTLVLAACSGGTDETAGSTDTGMASDSTAESSGLVEFETVMTNDEEAIEGGTLRYAMVASSPFQGIFSPEFYEDAYDAELMGFTHQELFSIDENFMYSQDGMATYEFDEEARTIAITLKDDLKWSDGEDLTTEDVLFSYEVIGHPDYPGVRYGADFANIVGMEEYNSGSADTISGITIEDDQNITIEYIEVNPSILQAGGGIWGYPMPKHQLGDVAIEDMIASPEIRKNPVGAGPFRVKSINPGESVEFEANEYYWKGAPNVDGVVLEVVSPETIVSEMQNGNYDIAKMPTDQFDTYKDMENITLLGRPELAYTYIGFKLGHFDKEAGKNVSDPDKKMADVNLRKAMAYAIDNNAIASEFYQGLRENAKGMIPPVFGDYVNTDIEGYYYDHDMANQLLDDAGYEDVDGDGFRENPEGEELVIKFASMSGGATAEPIAQYYMQEWNEVGLNVELSTGRLIEFQAFYDMLESDDDEIDVFQAAWGTGTDPNPTGLYGETASFNYIRYVDEENSELLSKINSKDAFDPELKFQVFHDWQEHMYENAPVIPTLWRSELFAVNNRVKNYGIDYDRLEGYEAIELTADSPY; the protein is encoded by the coding sequence ATGTTTAAGAAAAAGATTGGTTTAGTTTCATTAGCAGCATTTACACTCGTTTTAGCAGCTTGTTCAGGTGGGACTGACGAAACTGCTGGTTCCACAGATACAGGAATGGCGTCAGACTCTACTGCTGAAAGCAGTGGACTAGTTGAGTTCGAAACAGTCATGACAAATGATGAAGAAGCAATTGAAGGTGGAACGTTACGCTATGCTATGGTAGCTAGTTCTCCATTCCAAGGGATTTTCAGTCCAGAATTCTATGAAGATGCCTACGATGCTGAATTAATGGGGTTTACTCATCAAGAGTTATTCTCTATAGATGAAAACTTCATGTATTCACAAGATGGTATGGCAACATATGAATTTGATGAAGAAGCTAGAACAATTGCGATTACCTTAAAAGATGATTTGAAATGGTCTGATGGTGAAGACTTGACAACCGAAGATGTTTTATTCTCTTATGAAGTAATTGGCCACCCAGACTACCCAGGTGTTCGATATGGGGCTGACTTTGCCAATATTGTAGGGATGGAAGAATATAACAGTGGTAGTGCTGACACTATTTCGGGAATTACCATAGAAGATGATCAAAATATTACAATCGAATATATTGAAGTTAATCCGTCAATTCTTCAAGCAGGTGGTGGTATTTGGGGTTATCCAATGCCAAAACACCAACTTGGTGATGTTGCTATAGAAGATATGATAGCTTCTCCAGAAATTCGTAAAAACCCAGTTGGAGCTGGACCATTCCGAGTTAAATCAATTAACCCGGGTGAGTCTGTTGAATTTGAAGCAAATGAATACTACTGGAAAGGTGCTCCAAATGTAGATGGCGTTGTTCTTGAAGTAGTATCACCAGAAACAATCGTATCTGAAATGCAAAATGGGAACTATGATATTGCTAAAATGCCTACTGACCAATTTGATACCTATAAAGACATGGAGAATATTACTCTCTTAGGACGTCCAGAATTAGCTTATACCTATATCGGCTTTAAATTAGGTCACTTTGATAAAGAAGCTGGAAAGAACGTTTCTGATCCAGATAAGAAAATGGCAGATGTCAATTTACGTAAAGCAATGGCATATGCTATTGATAACAACGCAATTGCATCTGAGTTTTACCAAGGTCTTCGTGAAAATGCTAAGGGTATGATTCCACCAGTATTCGGTGATTATGTAAATACTGATATTGAAGGATACTACTATGACCATGACATGGCAAACCAACTTCTTGATGATGCAGGCTATGAAGATGTTGATGGTGACGGATTCCGTGAGAACCCAGAAGGTGAAGAGCTAGTTATTAAGTTTGCTTCAATGTCGGGTGGTGCTACAGCTGAGCCAATCGCCCAATACTACATGCAAGAATGGAATGAAGTTGGACTGAATGTTGAATTGTCAACAGGTCGTTTGATTGAATTCCAAGCGTTCTACGATATGCTTGAATCAGATGACGATGAAATTGATGTTTTCCAAGCCGCTTGGGGTACAGGAACCGATCCAAACCCAACTGGACTTTACGGTGAGACAGCAAGCTTCAACTACATCCGTTACGTTGATGAAGAAAACAGCGAACTTCTAAGCAAAATTAATTCTAAAGATGCTTTTGATCCAGAATTAAAATTCCAAGTTTTCCATGATTGGCAAGAACATATGTATGAAAATGCACCTGTAATTCCAACACTTTGGAGATCTGAGTTATTTGCAGTTAACAACCGTGTTAAGAATTATGGAATTGATTATGATAGATTAGAGGGTTATGAAGCAATTGAATTAACTGCTGATTCACCATATTAA
- the acpP gene encoding acyl carrier protein, which yields MSEDTTLERISTMIIERFGVDAKKVSRDLTFQEDLGADSLDVVELIMEMEDVFSIQISDEDAEKITTIGDAVDYINNNK from the coding sequence TTGTCAGAAGATACGACACTAGAAAGAATTTCTACTATGATTATTGAGCGTTTTGGTGTTGATGCTAAAAAGGTATCACGTGATTTAACGTTTCAAGAAGATTTAGGTGCAGACTCTTTAGACGTTGTAGAATTAATTATGGAAATGGAAGACGTTTTTTCAATCCAAATTTCAGATGAGGATGCTGAAAAAATTACCACCATTGGTGACGCCGTTGATTATATCAACAATAATAAGTAA